The Thermodesulfatator atlanticus DSM 21156 sequence TTCCCCAAAAGAGACAAAAGTGCCGTCTATATCCCGAAAGACAAAATGGACGTGGTGGCTGGCTTTAGCCACGAGACCATCCTTTACATCCTTGGTGGGCGCTTCCGGGCGTCTTATAAGCCCCTTAACGAAAATATTATTAACGGTCGTGTTCTTGGGGTTGCGGCCATCGTGGGTTGTGACAATTTCAGGGTTTTTGAACGTACGCATGCAGAGCTTGCTAAAGAACTTATCGCCAACAATATCCTGGTGGTGGTCACAGGGTGTGCGGCCACTGCTATTGCCCGTGAGGGGCTTCTTTCTCCTGAGGCCGCAAGTCTTGCAGGAGATTCTTTGCGGGAGGTGCTTGAGGCAGTTGGTTGCCCACCGGTACTCCACATGGGGTCCTGTGTTGATAACAGCCGTATTTTGATTGCACTTACTGAGATGGTTAATGCTGGTGGTTTAGGCGAAGATTTTGATGATCTTCCAGCCATTGGATGTGCGCCGCAATGGATGAGTGAAAAGGCGGTAGCTATTGGGAATTACTTTGTAGGAAGCGGTGCCTGCGTGGTCTTTGGGCCGAACTTCCCCACGGAAAAGAGCCAGGTGGCTACCGATTATCTTTTCCATGAATTCTACAACATATTTGGTGCGCCCTGGGTGGTAGCTCGTGATGCCAAGGATTTTGCCGCGGTAATGATCGACAAAATCAAAGAAAAGCGCAAAAGGCTTGGGATCGACAAACCTAAGCCGCGCATTCTCTTTGATATGGCTATGCGTCGGGCCCTTGAGGCACCAAAAGTATCACCGTTCCACGGCCTTGGTTGCTTTGGTCCCACCCACCTGCGGGTGGAAGAAGAAGCCGAAGCTTAATCTTTTGGTAGGGGTGTTTGATGGCTAAAGAAATAAAAGGAAAAGTGATGGTATTGGGAGGCGGCATTGCAGGGGTTCAGGCCGCCCTGGATTTGGCTGAGCTCGGCTTTTACGTCTATCTGGTAGAGAAGAAGGCCTCCATTGGCGGGGTGATGGCCCAGCTTGATAAGACTTTTCCTACTAACGATTGCAGCATCTGAATACTTGCGCCCAAGTTGGTGGAGGCCGGGCGGTCTCCCAATATCGAAATAATCACGCTGGCAGAGCTAAAAGAAGTCTCCGGCACCGCTGGGGACTTTAAGGCCAAGGTGTTGATTAAGCCGAGGTACGTTGATCCCAAGAAATGTACTGCCTGTGGGCAGTGTATGGTTTATTGTCCGCGCGAGGTGCTTGACGAGTACAACGAAGGTCTTGTCTTTACCAAGGCGGCGCGGATTGACTATCCCCAGGCTGTGCCTACGGCCTATTATCTTGACGCCAAGGCCTGTTTAAGGGTCCAGCACGAAAGTTGCCAGCTCTGTGCCAATGTTTGTGGTCCCAATGCCATAGACTTTGATCAAAAGGCTGAAGTGCGTGAGCTTGAAGTGGGAGCCATTGTTTTGACCCTTGGCTTTGGCCGCATTCCTGAAGAAGTGCTTAAAAAATACGGCTACGGCAAGTTTCCTGACGTGCTTACCAGTTTGGAAATTGAACGCATGACCTGTGCTTCTGGCCCAACAGAAGGCGAAATCGTGCGGCCTTCTGATTTTGCACATCCGCACCGCATTGCCTTTTTGCAATGTATCGGCTCAAGGGATGTAACCTGTGGCAACGGTTATTGTTCGTCGGTTTGTTGTATGTACGCCATGAAAGAGGCCTCGGTGGTGAAAGAACACCTTCCTGAGGCCGAGATAGACCTCTTTTTTATGGATATCCGCACCCAGGGTAAAGGCTTTGATGAAGCTTTCAAACGTGCGGTTGAAAAATATAATTTCGGAACCATCTATGCCCGGGTGCCGAGGGTCGATCAGGTTGGACGAAAGCTTGCCCTTACTTACGTGACCGAAGACGGAAAAAGCCACCGCAAACTCTACGATATGGTGGTTCTTTCGGTGGGGCTTGATGCGCCTAAGGATGCCGAAGCCCTTGCTAAAATTTTAGGCATAGAGCTTAACCCTTATGGCTTTGCCAGGACGAAGACCGCGGCTCCCCTTGAGACCAATGTGCCCGGCATCTTTGTGGCCGGAGCTTTTCAGGGGCCTAAAGACATTCCCGAAAGCGTTGTCCAGGCCCAGGGAGTAGCGGCAAGGTGTTCTGAGCTTTTGGCAGAGGCCCGTGGCAAAGACGCTGTCTTAAAGGAGTTTCCTCCTGAAGACGAAGAGCTCGAGCGTCTTGAGCCACGCATTGGCGTGTTTATTTGCCATTGTGGCGTAAACATTGCAAGTGTAGTGGATGTTCACGAGGTAACACGTTACGCTGCTAAGCTCCCAGGGGTGGTGCTTGCAGAAGATGTGCTTTATTCCTGCTCTCAAGATGCCTTAAACGAGCTCGTTAAAAAGATTAAAGAACACCGCCTTAACCGCATTGTCATCGCGGCCTGTAGCCCAAGGACACATGAGCCCCTTTTTCAGGAAACCTTAAAAGAAGCAGGCCTTAATCCGGCCCTCATCGAGATGGCCAACATAAGAGACCAGTGTTCCTGGGTTCACGCCTTTGACCCTTACGCTGCCACCGCCAAGGCCAAGGATCAGGTGCGCATGGCCGTGGCCAAGGCTGCCAGGCTAACTCCCCTTGAGGTGCAAAAGGTCGAAGTTACTCCTTCTGCCCTGGTTATCGGGGGTGGAGCAGCCGGGCTGTCAGCGGCCCTTTCCATTGCAGAACAGGGTTTTGACGTCTTTTTGGTGGAAAAAGAAAAAGAACTAGGCGGCAACCTTCGCCGGGTAACAGGGCTTCTTTCAGGAGAAGAACCACAAAAAATTTTAGAGGACCTGATAAAACGCGTAGAGGCCCATGAACGGATAAAAGTTTATAAGGAAACCACGGTAGAAAACGTCTCAGGTTACGTGGGGAATTTCACTTCAACCCTCAGGGGCCCTTCTGGGTCTGAGGTCATCAACCACGGGGTGGTGATTATCGCTACCGGTGGACGCGAGCACCGCCCTGAGCTCTTTGGCCTTGGCAGAGAAGAAAAAGTCCTTACCCAGCTTGAGCTTGAGACGGAGTTAGCAGGGAAGGCCGAAAAGATCTCCCGCGCAAGAAGTATCGTGATGATTCAGTGTGTGGGCTCACGAGGCGAAGACCTTGCTTATTGCAGCAAGCTTTGCTGCCAGCAGGCAGTTAAAAACGCCCTGCGCCTTAAGCGACGCTATCCCAAAAAAGACGTTTACATCCTCTTTCGTGATATGCGGACTTATGGCTTTGCTGAAGACGCCTATCGTGAGGCAAGAAATGCCGGCGTTATCTTTATTCGCTATCAACCTTCTCAAAGGCCTGAAATAGCCAAGAAAGGCAAGCAGAGGTTTGTCAAGGTCTATGACGCGCTGTTAGGCGAAGAGCTTTTGATCCCAGCAGACGTATTGGTTCTTTCGGTAGGTATTGCTCCAGGGGAAAACGAAGATCTTGCCAAGATTATCAAGGCCCCGCTTACAGGGGATGGGTTTTTCCTGGAAGCCCACGTAAAGCTTATGCCTGTTGAGCTTGCGGTTGATGGAGTCTATGTGTGCGGTCTGGCGCATAGTCCCAAGCCCCTTGATGAATCTCTTGCCCAGGCACGGGCAGCCGCAGCCAAAGCTGCTATTCCCCTTGCCAAGGGCTTTGTTGAGGTGGCGCCCATTGTTTCTCGCGTTGACCAGCAAAAATGCATTGGTTGTGGGATTTGCGCTGCGCTTTGCCCATACGGTGCTATCCAGATGGTTAAGGTGGGTAAACGTAAAAAGGCAGAGACTATCACCGCATCTTGCAAAGGTTGTGGTATTTGTGCTTCGCACTGCCCAGTTTTTGCCATAAGTATGGGCGGTTTTACCGATGAGGCCATTTTGGCCCAAATAGAGGCCTTTGGAAGTTTTGTTGAGAAAGAAGAGAAAACAGAAACTGACGAAGAGGCAGCGTAAAACTTAGAGGAGTAGGCTATGGGGTTTGAGCCGAAGATACTTTCTTTTTTGTGTAACTGGTGCTGTTACGCTGCGGCAGATTCTGCCGGGGTGGCACGTTACCAGTATCCGCCCAATAACCGGGTGATAAGGGTGATGTGTACCGGGCGTATTGACCCGGTCTTCATTATAGAGGGTTTCCATGTAGGAGCAGATGGCATCCTGGTAGGCGGGTGACACCTTGGTGAGTGTCATTACCAGTCTGGTAATTACGAAGCCATCATAATAGACGAAGCAACCAGGAGGATTCTTGAGGCGGTGGGCATTGATCTTAACCGCCTGGCCCTTAAGTGGGCTTCTGCGGCAGAAGCTCCTCTTTTTGTGCAAATCGTTACTGATTTCACAGAAAACATCAAAAAACTGGGCCCTCTTGGGGAAAAAGAAGGTATATCCCCTGAAGACTTAAAGTTTCGCCTAAAAGCTGCGCGTAAAGTAGCAGAAAACATGCGTTTTCGTACGGCCATTGGAAACATTGCCCGGGAGCTTAAAAAAATGGGTGATTATGCCTATGAAACCATTGCCCAAAAAATAGACGAAAAGATTACTCCTCTGGTGAAAAAACTTCTACTGGAAGAAGAAGTCAAAGAACTACTCAAGAGGGGTCCGGCATCAATTGATACTTTACTTCAAAAAACTGGTGCAAGTAGCGATGATATCGTTCCTATTCTTGAATCCTTAGCTAAAAAGGGTAAGCTTGAGAAACAAGGCGACCTCTGGCAACCAAAGGCCAAGGAGTAAAGGATGCTTGAGCTTAAAAAAGATGCATCGCTGATAGAAGAAATCAGGCAACACGAAGCCCCGGAATATTTTACCCAGTGTTTTCGCTGCGGGGCTTGTTCTGGCATATGTCCGGTTGAAAAAGTCGCTCAGGATTTCGATCCACGGGTCATTGTGCATGCCCTTCTTTTAGGGCTTAAAGAAAAGCTTCTGGCAGACGATACCATCTGGAAGTGCTCAGGGTGCGGTTCCTGTATCCCCGTTTGCCCCATGGATGTTAAGCCCATGGAAGTAATCAAGGCGTTAAAGGCCTTGGTTGCGGAAAAGGACCCTGAGTTTGCGCTTGAGATGCGGTTTAAGGCGGGAAGGCTTGCGCGCGTTAATCCCGAAAAATGTATAGCCTGTTTGACCTGTGTCAGGGATTGTCCTTTTTCAGCACCAGCTATTGTGCCTGATGGTTATGCGGTTATTGATCCGGAAAAATGTAGGGCGTGTGGTATTTGTGTGGTGGAGTGCCCTGCTCGGGCTATTGAGCTTAATCCGTCGCCGGAAATGGCCGCGTCCTTAGGAGGCCAGGATGTCTAAGATGAAGCTTTGTGTACTTTGTTGCCATTATACTAACGAAGCCATGCCGGAAGAGCTTGCAGATATTCCGGCAGAGATCCATATAAAGCGTTTTCCGTGTTCAGGACGTATTGAAGTGGTTGATATTTTGCGGGCTTTTGAAGACGACGCTGAGGGTGTTCTGGTGGCTGGGTGTGAGCGCAATTCCTGTCATAATCGCACAGGTAGCCTTCGCGCAGCAAAGCGCGTAGAGGCCGCCCGTGAGCTTCTCAAAGAGATAGGCTTTAATCCTCAAGTGGTGCAGATGGCCTTTGTACCTCGCCTTGATACCGGGGCCTTTATCGAAGAAGTAAAAAAACTTTTTGAAATCATTTTAAAAACTAAGAGTTAGAGAGGATAAGTATGATTATTGCTGAAAGAAAGCCTATTGAGCGTATTCTGCAAATGATTGAACCATATCAAAAAATAGCGGTCTTGGGTTGCAGGGGGTGTGTGGCGATTTGTTCTGCTGGAGGAGACCGAGAAGTAGAAACTCTCGCTTCGGCCTTAAGGCTTGCCCGTAAAAAGCAGGGCAAACCCCTTGAGACCATTGAAGAAACTTATGTCAGGCAGTGTGATCCTGAGTATTTAAAACCCCTTGCTGAACTCAAAGAAAAAGTAGAAGCGGTGGTGTCTTTAGCCTGTGGGGTAGGGGTGAATCTCTGTGCGGATTTGTATCCGGATCTTAAGATTTATCCCGGGGTGGATACCACTTTTTACGGGGCTAACCCTGCCCTTGGTGAGTGGGAGGAAAAATGCAGGGGCTGTGGCGACTGCATCATTGATCTGACCGGGGGGATTTGTCCCATTGCCCGTTGCGCCAAAAACTTACTAAACGGCCCGTGTGGTGGTTCTCAAAATGGCAAATGTGAGATCAACCCTGATACTCCCTGTGTATGGCAAGAAGTCTACGATAGGCTTAAGGCACGGGGGGAGCTTGATCGGCTTACAAAGATTTGGCCAGCCAAGAACTGGATCCCTGCAGGATATGGCGGCCCGCGTAGGAGGGTACGCCCAGATCTCCAGATAAACAACAAAAAAGCTTAACCAGGAGGAGCAGGTGAGCGAGGAAAAGAAATACATAAGCCACTTGGAAAAAGTCCTTAAAGAAGGCCATTTTGCTGTTACCTGTGAAATAGGGCCTCCCAAAAGCGCTGATGGCGATGTGGTGCGGAAAAAAGCCCGTATTATCTGCGGCTTTGTAGATGCGGCCAATATCACCGATTGTCAGACTGCTATCGTGCGCATGTCCTCTATTGCCTCTGGGGTTTTGGTGCGCGAAGAAGGAGTTGAGCCTGTCATTCAGATGACCTGCCGTGACCGCAACCGCATTGGCATACAGGCAGATCTCCTTGGGGCTTCAGCCCTTGGGATGCGAAATCTCCTCTGTCTTACGGGAGACCACCCTAAATTTGGCAATCATCCTGAGGCCAAGGGTGTTTTTGACCTGGATTCTATCCAGTTGCTTGACATGGTGCGTCGCATGCGCGACGAGAAAAAATTCCAATGTGGCGAAGAGATAAAAGGAAAGGCTCCAGCGTTCTTTTTAGGGGCTGCGGAGAACCCCTTTGCAGATCCCTTTGAGTTCCGCGTACAAAGGCTTGCCAAGAAGATGGCTGCCGGGGCGCAGTTCATCCAGACCCAGATCGTCTATAACCTTGAGCGTTTCCGCAAGTTTATGGAAATGGCAAGGGACATGGGCTTAACAGAAAAGATTTTTATCCTGGCAGGTATTACCCCGCCCAAATCTTTTGGTATGGCGCGGTATATGAAGCATTTTGTCCCAGGGCTTGATGTGCCTGATGAGATCCTTAAACGCCTTAAAGATGCTAAGGACGCCCGGGAAGAAGGCATAAAAATAGCAGTCGAAATAATCGAAGCATGCCGCGAGATCCCAGGTATTGCTGGTGTTCATATCATGGCCATTGAATGGGAAGAAGCCGTGCCAGAGATTGTAAAGCGTGCTGGGCTTCATCCACGGCCTCTGGCTGAAGAAGTCAAGCCCCCGCGGGTGGAAAGGCCTGTGGAGATTGTTCCGGAAAAGGCCGCCGAAGAGGCTCCCGCTGAAGTCCCAGAGGAAGTGCCTCCTAAGGTGGAGGTGCCTGTTGAGGCCCTCAAACAGGTGTTTTCATCTTTACATAGCAGCCTTGAGGCCCTGCGTGACGGGGTGAACATGCTTCATGACGGGCTTGCGAGCCTTGAGCGCCTTCTTCTTGGTGGCAAAGCCCCTGAAGTAGCGCCTGAGGAAAAACCAGCACCACCTGAAGCACCAGCTGTTTCCAAAGAAGAAGAAAAGGCGAAAAAAGTTGCCGATCTTCTTTCTGCTGCCAAGGCCGCTGAGGAGGGAAAAGATCTAGAGAAGGCCCTTTCCCTTTATAAGCAGGTTCTTTCCCTTGAGCCTGAAAACGAACTTGCCAAGACCCGTATTCCAGATATCGAAAAAGAGCTGAAGATAGCTGGGTTAGTTAAAAAGGCCCAAGAAAAACTTGAGGCTCAAGAGCTTGATGAAGCAGAAAAGCTTTTTAAGGAAGTCCTTGCCTTAAATCCTGAGGAAGGGCAGGCCAAAGAAGGCCTTGAAAAGATAAAGGCCTTACAGGCTGAGCGAGAAAAGCCGCCAGTTGCCGAGCCAAAGCCAGAAGAAACTAAACCAGAAGAAGCTAAGCCGGCAGAAGCGGCAAGGCCTGTGGCAGAGGCCCCGGAGGTCTCTGAGCTTTTCGTTTTTCCAGATCTTGGCACCGAGTATCGGGATGTTTCTGAGCGTGCCGCGGGGATCCCTGAAGATATATACAAAGAGCCAGGCACTGCCTGGATCAAAGAGGTAACTCTTGGGGACGGAGACAAGAAGATAGCCTTTGGAGGGACTAATGTTTTACCCTTCCATCTTTTTGAAGGTGAGATGAAAAACCCGCCGCGGGTGGCCATGGAAGTATTAGACGTTAAGCCTGAGGACTGGCCTGAGTCCCTGGCCAAATATTTTTCAGATGTTTTTGATGATCCTGGTGCCTGGGCCAAAAAATGCGTTGAGGTTTATGGTGCTGAGGCGATCAACGTCTATCTTGTTGGAACGGATCCCAATTTTCTTAACCTTGGTCCTGATCATGCGGCCAAGGTGGTTGAAAAGGTGGCCAAGGCGGTAGATGTGCCCCTGGTTATCTGGGGTTCTGGCTCTCCTGAAAAAGACGTTGAAGTCATCAGAGAAGTGGCCAATGTGCTTGGCGCCAAAAACGTCATGGTTGGCCCGGTGGTAGATACGAATCACAGGGCCCTTGGGGCTACGGCCATGGGATATGGCTACGCCCTTATCGCCTCAAGCCCCATTGATGTTAACCTTGCTAAACAGCTCAACATCTTGCTTGAAAACGTAGGGGTGCCTCTTGATCGCATTGGCATGGACCCCTCTGTTGGAGCGGTGGGTTACGGGCTTGAATATACCTATTCAGTAATGGAGCGCATCAGACTTGCCGCACTTTATGCCGGAGACGATAAGCTCCAGGTGCCTTTTGTCATCAACGTAGGCCGCGAAGTCTGGAAGACCAAAGAAGCAGGGCTTCCCACCGACGAAATCATCGGCGAGCAGGAAGTGCGCGGCATAGCCCTTGAGGCCATCACGGCCATTTCTCTTCTTATGGCTGGGGGAGATTTCCTTGTGATGAGGCATCCTAAAGCCATAGAAGTTACCCAGAAAATTATCAAAGGCCTTATGGCCCAATAAAAATTAAGGGGGTTTTGGATGTCGAAGATTATTGCCACGGCAGCAATTAGAGGCGCTCATAAAATCGTTGAAGAAGCGCTTGCTAAATATGAAGAAGCCGTAAAGAAATTCGGGAAAGACCAGGAAATAGGATTTCCGAACACGGCTTATTACCTCCCCATTATCTATTCCATGCTGGGATATCCGGTGAAAAAACTTGGAGATTGTCAGGAGGTGCTTGAAGAGGCCAAAAGGCTTTTGCCTCCGGTGCCAAGTGAACACATGTGGCTGCCGTATCTGGGGCCCGCCCTTGATGCCGGCGTGGCGACCTTTTTCGCCGAGGAAATCATTGAAGCTATTCGCTATCTGGAAAACCCAAATTTTTACACCAAAACCGAAGAGCCTTTGGAAGACAACATCTGGCTTGGGGCCGCTGATGACGTCATCTTTCGTAAGAGGGGCGTTGAGTTTGTGGATGGTACTGCTCCTGGTTTTGCAGCTTGCCTTGGGGCGCCACCTGACAAAGAAATAGCACAAAAAATTGCCCATGAACTCCTTGAGAAAAACCTCTACGTCTTTATGCATTCAGACACCGGCGGGGTGCGCATGGCCGAGCAGTTAAAAGAATTGAATGTCCAGCTCGGCTGGCCTACACGCCTAATACCTTTTGGTCCTTATACCAGTTCGGTGGTTTTTGCTATTGGTTTTGCCTGCCGTGTGGCCCTTGCCTTTGGTGGCATAAAACCTGGTGATTACATGGGTAACCTTCTTTACAACAAAGACAGGACTTTTGCCTTTGTGCTGGCCTTTGGGCCTGTTTCTGACGAATGGTATGCCAATGCGGCGGGTGCTATCAACTGGGGGTTTCCCACCATTTCTGATTGGGATATTCCAGAGATCAAGCCCTGGGGTGTTTGCACCTACGAACACGTTGTTTCCAAAGTTCCGTACGAAGAGATGGTTGATAGAGCCCTTGAGGTAAGAGGGCTCAAAGTCACGGCGGTGAAGCTAGATATCCCGGTGGCTTATGCTCCGGCCTTTGAGGGTGAGCGCGTGCGTAAAGGGGATCTTTACCTTGAATGTGGTGGTGGCCGCACCCCTGCCGTAGAGCTTTTGGTAACCAAGTCCGTTGATGAAGTCGAAGACGGAAAAATCGAAGTCATTGGTCCGGAGATTAACGAAGTTGAAAAGCTTGGCCTTGAAGGGCCACCTTACCGCCTTCCTTTTGCGGTCCTGGTAGAAGTGGCCGGGGCTAATATGCAAGAGGATTTTGAGGCCATCCTTGAGCGTCAGTTCCACCACCTAATTAACTATGCCCAGGGCATCATGCACGTTGGGCAGCGAAATATCATGTGGTTGCGCATAAGTAAGGCTGCCGTGGAAAAGGGCTTTCTCTTTCGCCATATCGGGGAGATCCTTTACGCTAAACTGCGCCAGGAATTCGGTGCTATCGTGGATAAATGTCAGGTAACCATCTACACCGAAGAAGAAAAAGTTAAGGAGATTCTTGAGCTTGCCAAGCAGGTCTATGCCCGTCGTGACGAAAAGATTGCGGGCATGACGGACGAAAGTGTTGATGTTTACTATTCCTGCACGCTTTGCCAGAGCTTTGCGCCAAGCCATGTCTGTGTGATCACTCCTGAACGGATTGGCATGTGCGGGGCGTATAACTGGCTTGATGGCAAGGCCTGCTATGAGATTAACCCCACTGGCCCGAATCAACCTATTGAAAAAGGCGAGCTCATTGACGAACGCCTCGGGCAATATAGCGGGATAAACGAATACGTTAAGCAGGCCTCTCGCGGAAAGGTAGAAAGGGTAAGCCTTTATAGCATCATGGTTGATCCCATGACGGCTTGCGGATGCTTTGAGTGTATCGCAGCCATGCTCCCCACCTGTAACGGTATCATGATAGTGAACCGCGATTATCTAGGTCTTACTCCCTCGGGGATGAAATTCACCACCATGGCCGGGATGGTTGGTGGTGGTCAGGTTACTCCTGGGTTCATGGGTGTTTCCAAACATTATATTACCTCGCGCAAGTTCTTGATTGCTGAGGGAGGTCTTAAGCGGGTGGTATGGATGCCTAAAAATCTTAAAGAAGAGCTTAAAGACAAACTTAAGGCCCGCGCCGAAGAACTCGGTATTCCCGATCTTATCGACAAGATAGCCGATGAAACCGTGGCTAATACCGAAGAAGAGGTCCTTGAGTGGATCGAAAAGGTGGGGCACCCGGTAAAAGAATTGCCACCACTTATGTAGCGTAAAAAAGAAAAGAGAGGGGTAGAAGATGGGACTCACTGGCATTCAGATTCTTGGCATGCTTCCTAAAAAGAACTGTAAGGAATGTGGTTTTCCTACTTGTCTTGCTTTTGCCATGAAGGTAGCAGCTGGGCAGGCAGATATAGCAGCTTGTCCCTACGTTTCAGAAGAAGCCAAGGAAAAGATAGCTGAGGCTTCAGCTCCACCTATTCGTACGGTAAAGCTTGGAAGCGGCGAAAACGTCCTTGCCATAGGTGGCGAGACTGTGCTTTTCAGGCACGAAAAACGCTTTGAACATCCACCTGCTATCGGCATTCTGGTGCGCACCAACATGGACGAAGCCGAGATAGACGCAAGGATTGAAAAGTTCAAAAAATACCGCTGGGAAAGGGTCGGGGTGGAGCTCAGGCCTGAGGTTATAGCAGTAGAAGATGTTGATGGTGATGCGGCAAAATTTGCGGCTTCAGTCAAAAAAATTCGCGAAGCTGCTCCTGAAGCCGTCCTTGTCTTGATGAGCGAGAAGAAAGAGGTTCTTGCCGCCGGGGCCAAGGAATGTGGTGAATACAAGGCCCTTCTTTACGGTGTCACCCTTGATAACCTGAAAGAAATGGCTGAGCTTGCCAAAGAGGTTGGCTTTCCCGTGGGGGTAAAAGCTGATTCTTTGGCTGAGGCCTCGCGCATATCTGAAGAACTAATGAAAGCAGGCATCAAAGACATTGTTCTTGATACAGGCCCACGAGGTGTGCGTGAGCTTTATGAAGACCAGGTTATTATGAGGCGTGCGGCCATTAAAAAGCGCTACAAGCCCTTTGGTTTCCCAAGCATTACTTTTCCTTACCGTTACACGGATAACATTGTCCTGGAATACATGATTGCCTCGGTGTTGGTGGCTAAATATGCGGGGATGATTATGCTCTCAGACTTCAGGCCGGATCTTCTCTTCCCGCTTATGGTGGAAAGAATGAACATCTTTACCGACCCGCAGCGGCCTTTGGTGGTGGAAGAGGGCATTTATCCGTTAAACGGGCCAGACGAAAATTCTCCAGTTATCATCACCTGCAACTTTGCCCTTACCTACTTTATTGTTTCTGGCGAAGTGGAGGGAAGCAGGGTCCCCACCTGGATGCTCATCAAGGACACCGAAGGCCTTTCAGTGCTCACGGCCTGGGCTGCAGGAAAGTTTGGTGCTGATACCATTGCGGATTTTGTAAAAAAATGCGGCATTGCTGAAAAAGTGAAACACCGAAAGCTTATTATTCCGGGCTATCTTGCGGGGATAAAAGGGGAGCTTGAAGAAGAGCTTCCTGACTGGGAAATCATCATTGGCCCGCGCGAGGCAAGTGGTCTTCCTTCATTTTTAAAGGAATGGAAAGCAGCCTAAGTCCCTGAGCATGGATAAATGGATTATGACTTAAAAAAAGAGACCTTAAGGATCCGTTCCTATTTTTCGTTTCGAAAAATGGGAACGGATCCCAAAATAATACGATATGATAGAATGTTATTTCCCGCTCAATAAATACGCAGAACTTATGCGGCAGCTTTTACTTCGTATGAAAAACACTTTAGAGGAGGAGGAAATATGAGTCAGACAGTGGTTTGTATTGCTGAGTCCATCAACATTATGTCAAAGACTATTGGTCCGGCAATGCGGGAGCGCAACCCTGAGCCAATCCAAAAAATGGCCAAGGAAGAGACAGAGCTTGGCGCTGATTATCTTGATTTGAACATTGGGCCTGCCAAAAAAGACGGTCCAGACCTTGCTGCCTGGATTGTAAAGACAGTTCAGGAAGTAGTAGATACACCGCTTTCCCTTGATACTACTAACCCTGAAGCCATGATAGCAGGTATTAAGGCCGCTAAGGATCCCAGTAAGGTGCTTATGAATTCTATTTCTGCCCAGCCTGAGCGCAT is a genomic window containing:
- a CDS encoding acetyl-CoA decarbonylase/synthase complex subunit delta, with amino-acid sequence MSEEKKYISHLEKVLKEGHFAVTCEIGPPKSADGDVVRKKARIICGFVDAANITDCQTAIVRMSSIASGVLVREEGVEPVIQMTCRDRNRIGIQADLLGASALGMRNLLCLTGDHPKFGNHPEAKGVFDLDSIQLLDMVRRMRDEKKFQCGEEIKGKAPAFFLGAAENPFADPFEFRVQRLAKKMAAGAQFIQTQIVYNLERFRKFMEMARDMGLTEKIFILAGITPPKSFGMARYMKHFVPGLDVPDEILKRLKDAKDAREEGIKIAVEIIEACREIPGIAGVHIMAIEWEEAVPEIVKRAGLHPRPLAEEVKPPRVERPVEIVPEKAAEEAPAEVPEEVPPKVEVPVEALKQVFSSLHSSLEALRDGVNMLHDGLASLERLLLGGKAPEVAPEEKPAPPEAPAVSKEEEKAKKVADLLSAAKAAEEGKDLEKALSLYKQVLSLEPENELAKTRIPDIEKELKIAGLVKKAQEKLEAQELDEAEKLFKEVLALNPEEGQAKEGLEKIKALQAEREKPPVAEPKPEETKPEEAKPAEAARPVAEAPEVSELFVFPDLGTEYRDVSERAAGIPEDIYKEPGTAWIKEVTLGDGDKKIAFGGTNVLPFHLFEGEMKNPPRVAMEVLDVKPEDWPESLAKYFSDVFDDPGAWAKKCVEVYGAEAINVYLVGTDPNFLNLGPDHAAKVVEKVAKAVDVPLVIWGSGSPEKDVEVIREVANVLGAKNVMVGPVVDTNHRALGATAMGYGYALIASSPIDVNLAKQLNILLENVGVPLDRIGMDPSVGAVGYGLEYTYSVMERIRLAALYAGDDKLQVPFVINVGREVWKTKEAGLPTDEIIGEQEVRGIALEAITAISLLMAGGDFLVMRHPKAIEVTQKIIKGLMAQ
- the acsC gene encoding acetyl-CoA decarbonylase/synthase complex subunit gamma; this translates as MGLTGIQILGMLPKKNCKECGFPTCLAFAMKVAAGQADIAACPYVSEEAKEKIAEASAPPIRTVKLGSGENVLAIGGETVLFRHEKRFEHPPAIGILVRTNMDEAEIDARIEKFKKYRWERVGVELRPEVIAVEDVDGDAAKFAASVKKIREAAPEAVLVLMSEKKEVLAAGAKECGEYKALLYGVTLDNLKEMAELAKEVGFPVGVKADSLAEASRISEELMKAGIKDIVLDTGPRGVRELYEDQVIMRRAAIKKRYKPFGFPSITFPYRYTDNIVLEYMIASVLVAKYAGMIMLSDFRPDLLFPLMVERMNIFTDPQRPLVVEEGIYPLNGPDENSPVIITCNFALTYFIVSGEVEGSRVPTWMLIKDTEGLSVLTAWAAGKFGADTIADFVKKCGIAEKVKHRKLIIPGYLAGIKGELEEELPDWEIIIGPREASGLPSFLKEWKAA
- the acsB gene encoding acetyl-CoA decarbonylase/synthase complex subunit alpha/beta, with protein sequence MSKIIATAAIRGAHKIVEEALAKYEEAVKKFGKDQEIGFPNTAYYLPIIYSMLGYPVKKLGDCQEVLEEAKRLLPPVPSEHMWLPYLGPALDAGVATFFAEEIIEAIRYLENPNFYTKTEEPLEDNIWLGAADDVIFRKRGVEFVDGTAPGFAACLGAPPDKEIAQKIAHELLEKNLYVFMHSDTGGVRMAEQLKELNVQLGWPTRLIPFGPYTSSVVFAIGFACRVALAFGGIKPGDYMGNLLYNKDRTFAFVLAFGPVSDEWYANAAGAINWGFPTISDWDIPEIKPWGVCTYEHVVSKVPYEEMVDRALEVRGLKVTAVKLDIPVAYAPAFEGERVRKGDLYLECGGGRTPAVELLVTKSVDEVEDGKIEVIGPEINEVEKLGLEGPPYRLPFAVLVEVAGANMQEDFEAILERQFHHLINYAQGIMHVGQRNIMWLRISKAAVEKGFLFRHIGEILYAKLRQEFGAIVDKCQVTIYTEEEKVKEILELAKQVYARRDEKIAGMTDESVDVYYSCTLCQSFAPSHVCVITPERIGMCGAYNWLDGKACYEINPTGPNQPIEKGELIDERLGQYSGINEYVKQASRGKVERVSLYSIMVDPMTACGCFECIAAMLPTCNGIMIVNRDYLGLTPSGMKFTTMAGMVGGGQVTPGFMGVSKHYITSRKFLIAEGGLKRVVWMPKNLKEELKDKLKARAEELGIPDLIDKIADETVANTEEEVLEWIEKVGHPVKELPPLM